From a single Bombus terrestris chromosome 17, iyBomTerr1.2, whole genome shotgun sequence genomic region:
- the LOC100651026 gene encoding phosphofurin acidic cluster sorting protein 2 isoform X8 — translation MQSSKRTLRSNEMAIPTGGMLDTELELQFALQYPHFLKRDGNKLLIQLQRRKRYKNRTMLGYKTLAEGVINMAQVLQKQMDLELELVSDKAEKYGGHSVVLARVSVVALSSQPVDQDKRLMNDPSERLCPEYSDEEEEFSSEGEAEGSDSEPTLEMGHRRKTRAKIPPNARQRNLKQKFIALLKRRFRVSEDLDQDQEEIGQKLSDSLTGFVKGAEMEIEELFDELENFSDSGPELDTMSVSSTPKPSLRPFFSSSRSLLAPPHSVVTNEETGNTAATAIGQQSAGQPAKEKQRVGHTTPERGVDRQSDDSSRRADSDSHPENWTDHEANDPPNYVTGSPPKSEQHNKAENTDKRSRLFTRDRGVPATNKSKKHSLSVDLKPPADLNSSEPRKALVEQLSRVLPDDSLPDAVSLVSLADPGAAVLATRLQERNHRVLTTASPADIRATFTCLVTRIQKFCNSSAKPPAPIKVVIAGGDGFVNAVLRHYVDQLSFRPQNYLKFFVVPLGSNTLSKYLGSIDAKYSMLFGDEWKELLEREGGGASEGAARVSEYLASAGTTLLLPIAEAMVTYRETDDSSQIFIPFINDVRVGCPDSSSSASVDLEESNVTMSGSPPSLPPPALPVPLPGRLTPPSSPNVGQPTREGWEPVELQLDYWSKQTQGEKGKNTLRQAFRALHVQRLPSLGETPGLYLSMNYTTKEKKQKIMRLGKKKEKEKENEPKSQTVEGVTRLICSAKTHNIPLRVSIDGTEWYGVKFFQLSAQWQTHIKTFPIAMLEYSPQQQAANPT, via the exons ATGCAGAGCTCGAAGAGGACGTTGCGCTCCAACGAGATGGCCATCCCAACCGGTGGCATGCTGGACACCGAGCTAGAACTGCAATTCGCGCTTCAGTATCCGCATTTCCTCAAGAGGGACGGCAACAAGCTGCTGATACAACTGCAGAGGAGAAAACGCTATAAAAATCGCACGATGCTCGGGTACAAGACGCTAGCCGAGGGAGTTATCAATATGGCTCAG GTTCTCCAGAAGCAGATGGACCTGGAGCTGGAGCTAGTGTCTGACAAGGCGGAGAAGTACGGTGGCCACTCGGTTGTGTTAGCCCGCGTGAGCGTGGTCGCGCTCAGCTCCCAGCCGGTCGACCAGGACAAAAGACTGATGAACGACCCGAGCGAGAGGCTCTGCCCCGAGTATAGCGACGAGGAGGAGGAGTTCAGCTCAGAGGGCGAAGCGGAAGGCAGCGACAGCGAGCCAACTCTTGAGATGGGACACAGACGAAAGACCCGGGCGAAGATTCCGCCCAACGCCAGG CAAAGAAATCTAAAGCAGAAATTCATAGCACTGCTGAAAAGACGGTTCAGGGTATCCGAGGACCTCGATCAAGATCAAGAGGAGATCGGGCAAAAGCTGTCAG ACTCGTTAACTGGATTTGTTAAAGGGGCAGAAATGGAAATCGAGGAATTGTTCGACGAACTGGAAAATTTTTCAGACAGTGGCCCCGAATTGGACACGATGTCCGTGAGTAGTACGCCCAAGCCGTCCCTGCGCCCTTTCTTCAGCTCTAGTCGATCTCTTCTCGCGCCACCTCACTCCG TAGTAACCAACGAGGAGACCGGAAACACTGCTGCGACAGCCATAGGTCAGCAGAGCGCAGGTCAGCCAGCTAAAGAGAAACAGCGTGTCGGACACACCACTCCAG AACGTGGCGTGGATAGGCAAAGTGACGATAGTTCCCGAAGAGCGGACAGCGACTCGCACCCGGAGAATTGGACGGATCACGAGGCGAACGATCCGCCGAATTACGTGACGGGATCGCCGCCCAAATCGGAACAGCACAACAAGGCCGAGAACACCGACAAACGGAGCAGGCTTTTTACTCGCGACAGAGGCGTGCCGGCCACCAATAAGTCCAAAAAGCATAGCCTCAGTGTGGACCTGAAGCCTCCTGCCGACTTGAATAGCTCGGAG CCGAGGAAAGCGTTGGTCGAGCAATTAAGCCGGGTCTTACCGGATGACAGTTTGCCGGACGCTGTGTCGTTGGTATCGCTGGCTGATCCTGGCGCGGCTGTGTTGGCCACGAGACTTCAAGAGAGGAACCACAGGGTCCTGACGACCGCCTCTCCGGCGGATATTCGTGCCACGTTCACGTGCTTGGTCACGCGAATACAGAAATT TTGTAACAGCTCCGCTAAGCCGCCGGCACCGATCAAAGTAGTGATTGCCGGTGGTGACGGTTTCGTGAATGCAGTGCTCCGCCACTACGTGGATCAGCTAAGTTTTCGACCGCAGAATTATCTCAAGTTCTTCGTTGTGCCTCTGGGCTCCAATACGTTGTCCAAATACCTCGGCTCCATAGACGCCAAGTACTCGATGTTGTTCGGTGACGAGTGGAAAGAATTGTTGGAAAGGGAGGGCGGTGGCGCGAGCGAGGGTGCGGCCAGAGTTTCCGAGTATTTGGCTTCGGCTGGTACAACCTTGCTACTGCCGATTGCGGAAGCCATGGTTACCTACAG AGAAACAGACGACAGCAGCCAAATCTTCATCCCATTCATAAACGACGTCCGCGTGGGCTGTCCGGATAGCAGCTCCTCCGCGTCGGTTGACCTCGAAGAGAGCAACGTGACCATGTCTGGCTCTCCACCTTCTCTCCCACCCCCTGCATTACCTGTTCCACTTCCTGGTAGGTTAACGCCACCAAGCAGCCCGAACGTCGGTCAACCAACGAGGGAAGGCTGGGAACCGGTCGAGTTACAACTCGATTATTGGAGCAAGCAAACACAGGGTGAAAAAGGCAAGAACACATTGAGACAGGCGTTTAGGGCGTTACACGTTCAGAGACTTCCGTCTCTGGGTGAAACTCCTGGCCTCTATTTGTCCATGAATTACACCACAAaggagaagaaacaaaaaa TAATGAGACTGggtaagaagaaagagaaagagaaagaaaacgagCCAAAGAGTCAAACGGTGGAAGGTGTGACACGACTTATATGCTCTGCGAAGACTCACAACATTCCATTAAGAG TGAGCATCGACGGTACCGAGTGGTACGGCGTGAAATTCTTCCAACTGTCGGCGCAGTGGCAGACGCACATCAAGACGTTCCCGATAGCGATGTTGGAGTACAGCCCCCAGCAACAAGCAGCGAACCCCACGTAA
- the LOC100651026 gene encoding phosphofurin acidic cluster sorting protein 2 isoform X7, translating into MEETKRSSVRIMRGKVAKNCKWLCSLTLTRLVILRPLGSDLTSISIAVKMQSSKRTLRSNEMAIPTGGMLDTELELQFALQYPHFLKRDGNKLLIQLQRRKRYKNRTMLGYKTLAEGVINMAQVLQKQMDLELELVSDKAEKYGGHSVVLARVSVVALSSQPVDQDKRLMNDPSERLCPEYSDEEEEFSSEGEAEGSDSEPTLEMGHRRKTRAKIPPNARQRNLKQKFIALLKRRFRVSEDLDQDQEEIGQKLSDSLTGFVKGAEMEIEELFDELENFSDSGPELDTMSVSSTPKPSLRPFFSSSRSLLAPPHSVVTNEETGNTAATAIGQQSAGQPAKEKQRVGHTTPERGVDRQSDDSSRRADSDSHPENWTDHEANDPPNYVTGSPPKSEQHNKAENTDKRSRLFTRDRGVPATNKSKKHSLSVDLKPPADLNSSEPRKALVEQLSRVLPDDSLPDAVSLVSLADPGAAVLATRLQERNHRVLTTASPADIRATFTCLVTRIQKFCNSSAKPPAPIKVVIAGGDGFVNAVLRHYVDQLSFRPQNYLKFFVVPLGSNTLSKYLGSIDAKYSMLFGDEWKELLEREGGGASEGAARVSEYLASAGTTLLLPIAEAMVTYRETDDSSQIFIPFINDVRVGCPDSSSSASVDLEESNVTMSGSPPSLPPPALPVPLPGRLTPPSSPNVGQPTREGWEPVELQLDYWSKQTQGEKGKNTLRQAFRALHVQRLPSLGETPGLYLSMNYTTKEKKQKIMRLGKKKEKEKENEPKSQTVEGVTRLICSAKTHNIPLRVSIDGTEWYGVKFFQLSAQWQTHIKTFPIAMLEYSPQQQAANPT; encoded by the exons GCTATGCTCGTTGACCTTGACGAGGCTGGTGATTTTACGGCCATTAGGCTCTGATTTAACGTCGATTAGCATCGCGGTGAAGATGCAGAGCTCGAAGAGGACGTTGCGCTCCAACGAGATGGCCATCCCAACCGGTGGCATGCTGGACACCGAGCTAGAACTGCAATTCGCGCTTCAGTATCCGCATTTCCTCAAGAGGGACGGCAACAAGCTGCTGATACAACTGCAGAGGAGAAAACGCTATAAAAATCGCACGATGCTCGGGTACAAGACGCTAGCCGAGGGAGTTATCAATATGGCTCAG GTTCTCCAGAAGCAGATGGACCTGGAGCTGGAGCTAGTGTCTGACAAGGCGGAGAAGTACGGTGGCCACTCGGTTGTGTTAGCCCGCGTGAGCGTGGTCGCGCTCAGCTCCCAGCCGGTCGACCAGGACAAAAGACTGATGAACGACCCGAGCGAGAGGCTCTGCCCCGAGTATAGCGACGAGGAGGAGGAGTTCAGCTCAGAGGGCGAAGCGGAAGGCAGCGACAGCGAGCCAACTCTTGAGATGGGACACAGACGAAAGACCCGGGCGAAGATTCCGCCCAACGCCAGG CAAAGAAATCTAAAGCAGAAATTCATAGCACTGCTGAAAAGACGGTTCAGGGTATCCGAGGACCTCGATCAAGATCAAGAGGAGATCGGGCAAAAGCTGTCAG ACTCGTTAACTGGATTTGTTAAAGGGGCAGAAATGGAAATCGAGGAATTGTTCGACGAACTGGAAAATTTTTCAGACAGTGGCCCCGAATTGGACACGATGTCCGTGAGTAGTACGCCCAAGCCGTCCCTGCGCCCTTTCTTCAGCTCTAGTCGATCTCTTCTCGCGCCACCTCACTCCG TAGTAACCAACGAGGAGACCGGAAACACTGCTGCGACAGCCATAGGTCAGCAGAGCGCAGGTCAGCCAGCTAAAGAGAAACAGCGTGTCGGACACACCACTCCAG AACGTGGCGTGGATAGGCAAAGTGACGATAGTTCCCGAAGAGCGGACAGCGACTCGCACCCGGAGAATTGGACGGATCACGAGGCGAACGATCCGCCGAATTACGTGACGGGATCGCCGCCCAAATCGGAACAGCACAACAAGGCCGAGAACACCGACAAACGGAGCAGGCTTTTTACTCGCGACAGAGGCGTGCCGGCCACCAATAAGTCCAAAAAGCATAGCCTCAGTGTGGACCTGAAGCCTCCTGCCGACTTGAATAGCTCGGAG CCGAGGAAAGCGTTGGTCGAGCAATTAAGCCGGGTCTTACCGGATGACAGTTTGCCGGACGCTGTGTCGTTGGTATCGCTGGCTGATCCTGGCGCGGCTGTGTTGGCCACGAGACTTCAAGAGAGGAACCACAGGGTCCTGACGACCGCCTCTCCGGCGGATATTCGTGCCACGTTCACGTGCTTGGTCACGCGAATACAGAAATT TTGTAACAGCTCCGCTAAGCCGCCGGCACCGATCAAAGTAGTGATTGCCGGTGGTGACGGTTTCGTGAATGCAGTGCTCCGCCACTACGTGGATCAGCTAAGTTTTCGACCGCAGAATTATCTCAAGTTCTTCGTTGTGCCTCTGGGCTCCAATACGTTGTCCAAATACCTCGGCTCCATAGACGCCAAGTACTCGATGTTGTTCGGTGACGAGTGGAAAGAATTGTTGGAAAGGGAGGGCGGTGGCGCGAGCGAGGGTGCGGCCAGAGTTTCCGAGTATTTGGCTTCGGCTGGTACAACCTTGCTACTGCCGATTGCGGAAGCCATGGTTACCTACAG AGAAACAGACGACAGCAGCCAAATCTTCATCCCATTCATAAACGACGTCCGCGTGGGCTGTCCGGATAGCAGCTCCTCCGCGTCGGTTGACCTCGAAGAGAGCAACGTGACCATGTCTGGCTCTCCACCTTCTCTCCCACCCCCTGCATTACCTGTTCCACTTCCTGGTAGGTTAACGCCACCAAGCAGCCCGAACGTCGGTCAACCAACGAGGGAAGGCTGGGAACCGGTCGAGTTACAACTCGATTATTGGAGCAAGCAAACACAGGGTGAAAAAGGCAAGAACACATTGAGACAGGCGTTTAGGGCGTTACACGTTCAGAGACTTCCGTCTCTGGGTGAAACTCCTGGCCTCTATTTGTCCATGAATTACACCACAAaggagaagaaacaaaaaa TAATGAGACTGggtaagaagaaagagaaagagaaagaaaacgagCCAAAGAGTCAAACGGTGGAAGGTGTGACACGACTTATATGCTCTGCGAAGACTCACAACATTCCATTAAGAG TGAGCATCGACGGTACCGAGTGGTACGGCGTGAAATTCTTCCAACTGTCGGCGCAGTGGCAGACGCACATCAAGACGTTCCCGATAGCGATGTTGGAGTACAGCCCCCAGCAACAAGCAGCGAACCCCACGTAA
- the LOC100651026 gene encoding phosphofurin acidic cluster sorting protein 2 isoform X5, protein MDKRTRCDTNGHRRRVKCGFFKKWLCSLTLTRLVILRPLGSDLTSISIAVKMQSSKRTLRSNEMAIPTGGMLDTELELQFALQYPHFLKRDGNKLLIQLQRRKRYKNRTMLGYKTLAEGVINMAQVLQKQMDLELELVSDKAEKYGGHSVVLARVSVVALSSQPVDQDKRLMNDPSERLCPEYSDEEEEFSSEGEAEGSDSEPTLEMGHRRKTRAKIPPNARQRNLKQKFIALLKRRFRVSEDLDQDQEEIGQKLSDSLTGFVKGAEMEIEELFDELENFSDSGPELDTMSVSSTPKPSLRPFFSSSRSLLAPPHSVVTNEETGNTAATAIGQQSAGQPAKEKQRVGHTTPERGVDRQSDDSSRRADSDSHPENWTDHEANDPPNYVTGSPPKSEQHNKAENTDKRSRLFTRDRGVPATNKSKKHSLSVDLKPPADLNSSEPRKALVEQLSRVLPDDSLPDAVSLVSLADPGAAVLATRLQERNHRVLTTASPADIRATFTCLVTRIQKFCNSSAKPPAPIKVVIAGGDGFVNAVLRHYVDQLSFRPQNYLKFFVVPLGSNTLSKYLGSIDAKYSMLFGDEWKELLEREGGGASEGAARVSEYLASAGTTLLLPIAEAMVTYRETDDSSQIFIPFINDVRVGCPDSSSSASVDLEESNVTMSGSPPSLPPPALPVPLPGRLTPPSSPNVGQPTREGWEPVELQLDYWSKQTQGEKGKNTLRQAFRALHVQRLPSLGETPGLYLSMNYTTKEKKQKIMRLGKKKEKEKENEPKSQTVEGVTRLICSAKTHNIPLRVSIDGTEWYGVKFFQLSAQWQTHIKTFPIAMLEYSPQQQAANPT, encoded by the exons GCTATGCTCGTTGACCTTGACGAGGCTGGTGATTTTACGGCCATTAGGCTCTGATTTAACGTCGATTAGCATCGCGGTGAAGATGCAGAGCTCGAAGAGGACGTTGCGCTCCAACGAGATGGCCATCCCAACCGGTGGCATGCTGGACACCGAGCTAGAACTGCAATTCGCGCTTCAGTATCCGCATTTCCTCAAGAGGGACGGCAACAAGCTGCTGATACAACTGCAGAGGAGAAAACGCTATAAAAATCGCACGATGCTCGGGTACAAGACGCTAGCCGAGGGAGTTATCAATATGGCTCAG GTTCTCCAGAAGCAGATGGACCTGGAGCTGGAGCTAGTGTCTGACAAGGCGGAGAAGTACGGTGGCCACTCGGTTGTGTTAGCCCGCGTGAGCGTGGTCGCGCTCAGCTCCCAGCCGGTCGACCAGGACAAAAGACTGATGAACGACCCGAGCGAGAGGCTCTGCCCCGAGTATAGCGACGAGGAGGAGGAGTTCAGCTCAGAGGGCGAAGCGGAAGGCAGCGACAGCGAGCCAACTCTTGAGATGGGACACAGACGAAAGACCCGGGCGAAGATTCCGCCCAACGCCAGG CAAAGAAATCTAAAGCAGAAATTCATAGCACTGCTGAAAAGACGGTTCAGGGTATCCGAGGACCTCGATCAAGATCAAGAGGAGATCGGGCAAAAGCTGTCAG ACTCGTTAACTGGATTTGTTAAAGGGGCAGAAATGGAAATCGAGGAATTGTTCGACGAACTGGAAAATTTTTCAGACAGTGGCCCCGAATTGGACACGATGTCCGTGAGTAGTACGCCCAAGCCGTCCCTGCGCCCTTTCTTCAGCTCTAGTCGATCTCTTCTCGCGCCACCTCACTCCG TAGTAACCAACGAGGAGACCGGAAACACTGCTGCGACAGCCATAGGTCAGCAGAGCGCAGGTCAGCCAGCTAAAGAGAAACAGCGTGTCGGACACACCACTCCAG AACGTGGCGTGGATAGGCAAAGTGACGATAGTTCCCGAAGAGCGGACAGCGACTCGCACCCGGAGAATTGGACGGATCACGAGGCGAACGATCCGCCGAATTACGTGACGGGATCGCCGCCCAAATCGGAACAGCACAACAAGGCCGAGAACACCGACAAACGGAGCAGGCTTTTTACTCGCGACAGAGGCGTGCCGGCCACCAATAAGTCCAAAAAGCATAGCCTCAGTGTGGACCTGAAGCCTCCTGCCGACTTGAATAGCTCGGAG CCGAGGAAAGCGTTGGTCGAGCAATTAAGCCGGGTCTTACCGGATGACAGTTTGCCGGACGCTGTGTCGTTGGTATCGCTGGCTGATCCTGGCGCGGCTGTGTTGGCCACGAGACTTCAAGAGAGGAACCACAGGGTCCTGACGACCGCCTCTCCGGCGGATATTCGTGCCACGTTCACGTGCTTGGTCACGCGAATACAGAAATT TTGTAACAGCTCCGCTAAGCCGCCGGCACCGATCAAAGTAGTGATTGCCGGTGGTGACGGTTTCGTGAATGCAGTGCTCCGCCACTACGTGGATCAGCTAAGTTTTCGACCGCAGAATTATCTCAAGTTCTTCGTTGTGCCTCTGGGCTCCAATACGTTGTCCAAATACCTCGGCTCCATAGACGCCAAGTACTCGATGTTGTTCGGTGACGAGTGGAAAGAATTGTTGGAAAGGGAGGGCGGTGGCGCGAGCGAGGGTGCGGCCAGAGTTTCCGAGTATTTGGCTTCGGCTGGTACAACCTTGCTACTGCCGATTGCGGAAGCCATGGTTACCTACAG AGAAACAGACGACAGCAGCCAAATCTTCATCCCATTCATAAACGACGTCCGCGTGGGCTGTCCGGATAGCAGCTCCTCCGCGTCGGTTGACCTCGAAGAGAGCAACGTGACCATGTCTGGCTCTCCACCTTCTCTCCCACCCCCTGCATTACCTGTTCCACTTCCTGGTAGGTTAACGCCACCAAGCAGCCCGAACGTCGGTCAACCAACGAGGGAAGGCTGGGAACCGGTCGAGTTACAACTCGATTATTGGAGCAAGCAAACACAGGGTGAAAAAGGCAAGAACACATTGAGACAGGCGTTTAGGGCGTTACACGTTCAGAGACTTCCGTCTCTGGGTGAAACTCCTGGCCTCTATTTGTCCATGAATTACACCACAAaggagaagaaacaaaaaa TAATGAGACTGggtaagaagaaagagaaagagaaagaaaacgagCCAAAGAGTCAAACGGTGGAAGGTGTGACACGACTTATATGCTCTGCGAAGACTCACAACATTCCATTAAGAG TGAGCATCGACGGTACCGAGTGGTACGGCGTGAAATTCTTCCAACTGTCGGCGCAGTGGCAGACGCACATCAAGACGTTCCCGATAGCGATGTTGGAGTACAGCCCCCAGCAACAAGCAGCGAACCCCACGTAA
- the LOC100651026 gene encoding phosphofurin acidic cluster sorting protein 2 isoform X3, protein MAERTKTTAPATRPVPMKLFASWEVDCTAPNCIPRIMEETKRSSVRIMRGKVAKNCKWLCSLTLTRLVILRPLGSDLTSISIAVKMQSSKRTLRSNEMAIPTGGMLDTELELQFALQYPHFLKRDGNKLLIQLQRRKRYKNRTMLGYKTLAEGVINMAQVLQKQMDLELELVSDKAEKYGGHSVVLARVSVVALSSQPVDQDKRLMNDPSERLCPEYSDEEEEFSSEGEAEGSDSEPTLEMGHRRKTRAKIPPNARQRNLKQKFIALLKRRFRVSEDLDQDQEEIGQKLSGAEMEIEELFDELENFSDSGPELDTMSVSSTPKPSLRPFFSSSRSLLAPPHSVVTNEETGNTAATAIGQQSAGQPAKEKQRVGHTTPERGVDRQSDDSSRRADSDSHPENWTDHEANDPPNYVTGSPPKSEQHNKAENTDKRSRLFTRDRGVPATNKSKKHSLSVDLKPPADLNSSEPRKALVEQLSRVLPDDSLPDAVSLVSLADPGAAVLATRLQERNHRVLTTASPADIRATFTCLVTRIQKFCNSSAKPPAPIKVVIAGGDGFVNAVLRHYVDQLSFRPQNYLKFFVVPLGSNTLSKYLGSIDAKYSMLFGDEWKELLEREGGGASEGAARVSEYLASAGTTLLLPIAEAMVTYRETDDSSQIFIPFINDVRVGCPDSSSSASVDLEESNVTMSGSPPSLPPPALPVPLPGRLTPPSSPNVGQPTREGWEPVELQLDYWSKQTQGEKGKNTLRQAFRALHVQRLPSLGETPGLYLSMNYTTKEKKQKIMRLGKKKEKEKENEPKSQTVEGVTRLICSAKTHNIPLRVSIDGTEWYGVKFFQLSAQWQTHIKTFPIAMLEYSPQQQAANPT, encoded by the exons GCTATGCTCGTTGACCTTGACGAGGCTGGTGATTTTACGGCCATTAGGCTCTGATTTAACGTCGATTAGCATCGCGGTGAAGATGCAGAGCTCGAAGAGGACGTTGCGCTCCAACGAGATGGCCATCCCAACCGGTGGCATGCTGGACACCGAGCTAGAACTGCAATTCGCGCTTCAGTATCCGCATTTCCTCAAGAGGGACGGCAACAAGCTGCTGATACAACTGCAGAGGAGAAAACGCTATAAAAATCGCACGATGCTCGGGTACAAGACGCTAGCCGAGGGAGTTATCAATATGGCTCAG GTTCTCCAGAAGCAGATGGACCTGGAGCTGGAGCTAGTGTCTGACAAGGCGGAGAAGTACGGTGGCCACTCGGTTGTGTTAGCCCGCGTGAGCGTGGTCGCGCTCAGCTCCCAGCCGGTCGACCAGGACAAAAGACTGATGAACGACCCGAGCGAGAGGCTCTGCCCCGAGTATAGCGACGAGGAGGAGGAGTTCAGCTCAGAGGGCGAAGCGGAAGGCAGCGACAGCGAGCCAACTCTTGAGATGGGACACAGACGAAAGACCCGGGCGAAGATTCCGCCCAACGCCAGG CAAAGAAATCTAAAGCAGAAATTCATAGCACTGCTGAAAAGACGGTTCAGGGTATCCGAGGACCTCGATCAAGATCAAGAGGAGATCGGGCAAAAGCTGTCAG GGGCAGAAATGGAAATCGAGGAATTGTTCGACGAACTGGAAAATTTTTCAGACAGTGGCCCCGAATTGGACACGATGTCCGTGAGTAGTACGCCCAAGCCGTCCCTGCGCCCTTTCTTCAGCTCTAGTCGATCTCTTCTCGCGCCACCTCACTCCG TAGTAACCAACGAGGAGACCGGAAACACTGCTGCGACAGCCATAGGTCAGCAGAGCGCAGGTCAGCCAGCTAAAGAGAAACAGCGTGTCGGACACACCACTCCAG AACGTGGCGTGGATAGGCAAAGTGACGATAGTTCCCGAAGAGCGGACAGCGACTCGCACCCGGAGAATTGGACGGATCACGAGGCGAACGATCCGCCGAATTACGTGACGGGATCGCCGCCCAAATCGGAACAGCACAACAAGGCCGAGAACACCGACAAACGGAGCAGGCTTTTTACTCGCGACAGAGGCGTGCCGGCCACCAATAAGTCCAAAAAGCATAGCCTCAGTGTGGACCTGAAGCCTCCTGCCGACTTGAATAGCTCGGAG CCGAGGAAAGCGTTGGTCGAGCAATTAAGCCGGGTCTTACCGGATGACAGTTTGCCGGACGCTGTGTCGTTGGTATCGCTGGCTGATCCTGGCGCGGCTGTGTTGGCCACGAGACTTCAAGAGAGGAACCACAGGGTCCTGACGACCGCCTCTCCGGCGGATATTCGTGCCACGTTCACGTGCTTGGTCACGCGAATACAGAAATT TTGTAACAGCTCCGCTAAGCCGCCGGCACCGATCAAAGTAGTGATTGCCGGTGGTGACGGTTTCGTGAATGCAGTGCTCCGCCACTACGTGGATCAGCTAAGTTTTCGACCGCAGAATTATCTCAAGTTCTTCGTTGTGCCTCTGGGCTCCAATACGTTGTCCAAATACCTCGGCTCCATAGACGCCAAGTACTCGATGTTGTTCGGTGACGAGTGGAAAGAATTGTTGGAAAGGGAGGGCGGTGGCGCGAGCGAGGGTGCGGCCAGAGTTTCCGAGTATTTGGCTTCGGCTGGTACAACCTTGCTACTGCCGATTGCGGAAGCCATGGTTACCTACAG AGAAACAGACGACAGCAGCCAAATCTTCATCCCATTCATAAACGACGTCCGCGTGGGCTGTCCGGATAGCAGCTCCTCCGCGTCGGTTGACCTCGAAGAGAGCAACGTGACCATGTCTGGCTCTCCACCTTCTCTCCCACCCCCTGCATTACCTGTTCCACTTCCTGGTAGGTTAACGCCACCAAGCAGCCCGAACGTCGGTCAACCAACGAGGGAAGGCTGGGAACCGGTCGAGTTACAACTCGATTATTGGAGCAAGCAAACACAGGGTGAAAAAGGCAAGAACACATTGAGACAGGCGTTTAGGGCGTTACACGTTCAGAGACTTCCGTCTCTGGGTGAAACTCCTGGCCTCTATTTGTCCATGAATTACACCACAAaggagaagaaacaaaaaa TAATGAGACTGggtaagaagaaagagaaagagaaagaaaacgagCCAAAGAGTCAAACGGTGGAAGGTGTGACACGACTTATATGCTCTGCGAAGACTCACAACATTCCATTAAGAG TGAGCATCGACGGTACCGAGTGGTACGGCGTGAAATTCTTCCAACTGTCGGCGCAGTGGCAGACGCACATCAAGACGTTCCCGATAGCGATGTTGGAGTACAGCCCCCAGCAACAAGCAGCGAACCCCACGTAA